A genomic segment from Truepera sp. encodes:
- the odhB gene encoding 2-oxoglutarate dehydrogenase complex dihydrolipoyllysine-residue succinyltransferase: MATDVKVPAAGESISEVYIGSWLKKPGDYVAADEPVVELETDKATLDLPAPVAGVLIETLKNEGDAAAIGEVIARIDESAGEEADPPAAASEPAPEPAAAPAPAGAAPTTAAAGATAAKAAAQPTVPPKPVSGPAQAPAPTAPAPPAAAPTAAAPAPAAPAGVKATSVMPAAQRLLDENDLSADEVPATGPGGRLLKEDVQAHLAQRERAAAEPEQLLSASSYERQEEIRPMSLLRRRVAERLVAAQQNAALLTTFNEIDMTGVMNLRSEYKEAFEKRYDTRLGFMSFFVKATIDALSLIPQLNAEIRGTDVVYKNFYDIGVAVSTPRGLIVPVLRDAERMSFAEVEMAIADFGKRAATNKITPDELQGGTFTISNGGVFGSLMSTPIVNPPQSGVLGMHAIQQRPVARDGQVVIRPMMYVALTYDHRMVDGRESVTFLKRIKDVIENPARILLEI, from the coding sequence ATGGCAACCGACGTTAAAGTGCCCGCGGCTGGCGAGTCCATCAGCGAGGTCTACATCGGCTCGTGGCTGAAGAAGCCCGGAGACTACGTGGCCGCTGACGAGCCGGTGGTCGAGCTGGAGACCGACAAGGCGACCCTCGACCTGCCGGCCCCGGTGGCCGGCGTGCTCATCGAGACCCTGAAGAACGAGGGCGATGCCGCCGCCATCGGCGAGGTGATCGCCCGCATCGACGAGTCTGCGGGCGAGGAGGCGGACCCGCCGGCCGCAGCGTCCGAGCCGGCGCCCGAGCCGGCAGCCGCACCCGCGCCGGCCGGTGCGGCGCCCACGACGGCCGCCGCTGGCGCCACCGCCGCCAAGGCGGCTGCTCAGCCGACCGTGCCCCCGAAGCCGGTGTCCGGCCCGGCCCAGGCCCCGGCCCCAACGGCCCCGGCGCCACCAGCCGCCGCCCCTACCGCCGCCGCCCCTGCACCCGCGGCGCCGGCCGGCGTCAAGGCGACCAGCGTCATGCCGGCCGCCCAGCGCCTGCTCGACGAGAACGACCTGAGCGCCGACGAGGTGCCGGCCACGGGCCCCGGCGGGCGCCTCCTCAAGGAGGACGTCCAGGCACACCTGGCGCAGCGCGAGCGAGCGGCCGCCGAACCCGAGCAACTTCTGAGCGCGAGCAGCTATGAGCGCCAGGAAGAGATCAGGCCCATGAGCCTCCTGCGCCGCCGCGTCGCGGAGCGCCTCGTGGCCGCGCAGCAGAACGCCGCGTTGCTCACCACCTTCAACGAGATCGACATGACCGGCGTCATGAACCTGCGCAGCGAATACAAGGAAGCGTTCGAGAAGCGCTACGACACGCGCCTCGGGTTCATGTCGTTCTTCGTCAAGGCGACCATCGACGCGCTGAGCCTCATACCGCAGCTCAACGCCGAGATACGCGGCACCGACGTCGTCTACAAGAACTTCTACGACATCGGCGTGGCGGTGTCCACGCCGCGCGGCCTGATCGTCCCGGTGCTCCGCGACGCCGAGCGCATGTCGTTCGCGGAGGTGGAGATGGCGATAGCCGATTTCGGCAAGCGCGCCGCCACCAACAAGATCACGCCCGACGAGTTGCAGGGCGGCACGTTCACCATCAGCAACGGCGGCGTGTTCGGGTCGCTGATGTCGACCCCGATCGTCAACCCGCCGCAGTCGGGCGTGCTGGGCATGCACGCCATCCAGCAGCGCCCCGTGGCGCGAGACGGGCAGGTCGTGATCAGGCCCATGATGTACGTCGCGCTCACTTACGACCACCGCATGGTGGACGGGCGCGAGTCCGTCACGTTCCTCAAGCGCATCAAGGACGTCATCGAGAACCCCGCGCGCATCCTGCTGGAGATCTGA
- the lpdA gene encoding dihydrolipoyl dehydrogenase, with translation MSDQAQHDVVIIGAGPGGYVAALRGAQLGLDVAVIERDAALGGTCVRVGCIPSKVLLESTHRYREAQESLSEHGVIVEGVRLDLAAMQARRAKVVKQNTDGVAYLFKKNRITRYQGEGRLAGDRTVSVTDGDGKVTELVAENVVLATGSISASLPGVEVDGEVVVSSTEALEWGSVPEHLAVIGAGYIGLELGSVWLRLGSKVTVIEYLDRVLPGMDAEIAREALKVFKQQGMTFELGARVTGVTVTGKGKGRKARVSIEGREDVEADKVLVAVGRKPSTADLGLEGLGVELDERGRVKVDGGFRTNVQGVYAIGDLIQGPMLAHKAEEDGVALMERLAGGVSEVDYGLVPGVAYTEPEIASVGMTEEQLEETGVEYRKGTFPFTANGRARALGYTQGRVKILADATTDRVLGVHIIGPRAGDLIAEAVAAMTFGASSEDIARTIHAHPTLSEAVKEAALAVDGRALHI, from the coding sequence ATGAGCGACCAGGCGCAGCACGACGTCGTCATCATCGGCGCCGGACCGGGTGGCTACGTGGCCGCCCTCCGCGGCGCGCAACTGGGCCTCGACGTGGCGGTTATCGAGCGTGACGCCGCCCTGGGCGGCACTTGCGTGCGGGTGGGTTGCATCCCGAGCAAGGTGCTCCTGGAGTCGACCCACCGCTACCGGGAGGCGCAGGAGAGCCTGAGCGAACACGGCGTGATCGTCGAGGGGGTGCGCCTGGATCTCGCCGCCATGCAGGCGCGGCGCGCCAAGGTCGTCAAGCAGAACACCGACGGCGTGGCGTACCTCTTCAAGAAGAACCGGATCACGCGCTACCAGGGCGAGGGCCGGCTGGCCGGCGACCGCACGGTGAGCGTTACCGACGGTGACGGGAAGGTCACTGAGCTGGTTGCCGAGAACGTGGTCCTGGCCACCGGCTCGATCAGTGCGAGCCTGCCTGGCGTCGAGGTGGACGGCGAGGTGGTCGTGAGCAGCACCGAGGCGCTCGAGTGGGGCAGCGTGCCAGAGCACCTGGCGGTGATCGGCGCCGGCTACATCGGCCTGGAGCTCGGCTCGGTCTGGTTGCGGTTGGGTTCCAAGGTGACGGTCATCGAGTACTTGGACCGCGTCCTGCCGGGCATGGACGCGGAGATCGCCCGCGAGGCCCTGAAGGTCTTCAAGCAGCAGGGCATGACGTTCGAACTGGGCGCCCGCGTGACCGGTGTAACCGTTACCGGGAAAGGCAAGGGCCGCAAGGCGAGGGTGAGCATCGAGGGTCGCGAGGACGTCGAGGCCGACAAGGTGCTGGTGGCCGTCGGCCGCAAACCCTCCACCGCCGACCTCGGGCTCGAGGGGCTCGGCGTCGAGCTCGACGAGCGCGGCCGCGTGAAGGTCGACGGCGGCTTCCGCACGAACGTCCAGGGGGTCTACGCCATCGGCGACCTCATCCAGGGCCCCATGCTCGCTCACAAGGCTGAGGAGGACGGCGTGGCCCTCATGGAACGACTGGCGGGGGGCGTGTCCGAGGTCGATTACGGCCTCGTTCCCGGCGTGGCCTACACCGAGCCGGAGATAGCCAGCGTGGGCATGACCGAGGAGCAACTCGAGGAGACCGGCGTGGAGTACCGCAAGGGCACCTTCCCGTTCACGGCCAACGGGCGCGCCAGGGCCCTCGGGTACACCCAGGGCCGAGTGAAGATCCTGGCCGACGCCACCACCGACCGCGTCCTCGGGGTTCACATAATCGGCCCAAGGGCCGGGGACCTCATCGCGGAGGCCGTGGCCGCCATGACCTTCGGCGCCAGCAGCGAGGACATCGCCCGCACCATCCACGCCCACCCGACACTCTCCGAGGCCGTCAAGGAAGCCGCCCTGGCGGTCGACGGCCGCGCCCTGCACATCTGA
- the mqnE gene encoding aminofutalosine synthase MqnE, which translates to MTGRTLTTELTEVATSDLYRDPALERIHDIVLSGGRLGMEDGLALYRTRDVPGLMRLADLVRRRKVGEKAYFVHSLRLSQTNVCYVGCTFCGFQRKLGEEGVWDYDLPQVWEYVDRFWHPDLTEIHISSGHHPKRPWDYYLDLVSGLTERYPGAQVKAWTAAEIHHFTKITRPRLDYREVLSQLKDAGLVAMPGGGAEIFAERVRKRIARAKVSADGWLEVHRTAHELGLPTNATMLYGHIETLEERLDHMLRLRQQQDETGGFRSFVPLAFQPDNNPLAEELGTRHTTGVDDLRNLAVARLMLDNFPHIKGYWIMITPELTQVSLSAGVSDIDGTIKDEKIAHASGAVTELGMSEQDLVQLVRTAGRVPVRRDALYNELKVFA; encoded by the coding sequence ATGACGGGTCGAACCCTCACCACGGAACTCACGGAGGTCGCGACCAGCGACCTCTACCGCGACCCGGCACTGGAGCGGATCCACGACATCGTGCTGTCGGGCGGTCGCCTCGGCATGGAGGACGGACTCGCCCTCTACCGCACTCGCGACGTCCCCGGCCTCATGCGCCTCGCCGACTTGGTCAGGCGCCGCAAGGTGGGCGAGAAGGCCTACTTCGTTCACTCCCTGCGCCTGTCGCAGACGAACGTCTGCTACGTGGGCTGCACGTTCTGCGGCTTCCAGCGCAAGCTCGGCGAGGAGGGCGTCTGGGACTACGACCTGCCCCAGGTATGGGAGTACGTCGACCGCTTCTGGCACCCGGACCTGACCGAGATCCACATCTCGTCGGGCCACCACCCCAAGCGGCCGTGGGACTACTACCTCGACCTCGTGAGCGGCCTCACGGAGCGTTACCCGGGCGCGCAGGTCAAGGCCTGGACCGCGGCGGAGATCCACCACTTCACGAAGATCACGCGCCCGCGGCTCGATTACCGCGAGGTGTTGTCACAGCTCAAGGACGCCGGCCTGGTGGCCATGCCGGGCGGGGGGGCGGAGATCTTCGCCGAGCGGGTGCGCAAGCGCATAGCGCGCGCCAAGGTCTCGGCCGACGGCTGGCTCGAAGTGCACCGCACGGCGCACGAACTGGGCCTGCCCACGAACGCCACCATGCTCTACGGGCACATCGAGACGCTCGAAGAGCGGCTGGATCACATGTTGCGGCTGAGGCAGCAACAAGACGAGACCGGCGGCTTCCGCTCGTTCGTGCCGCTGGCGTTCCAGCCCGACAACAACCCGTTGGCCGAGGAGCTGGGCACGCGCCACACGACCGGCGTGGACGACCTGCGCAACCTCGCGGTGGCGCGGCTCATGCTCGACAACTTCCCGCACATCAAGGGCTACTGGATCATGATCACGCCCGAACTCACACAGGTGTCGCTGTCGGCGGGAGTCTCGGACATCGACGGCACCATCAAGGACGAGAAGATCGCGCACGCCAGCGGCGCCGTGACCGAGCTGGGCATGAGCGAGCAGGACCTGGTGCAACTGGTGCGGACCGCCGGCCGCGTGCCGGTCAGGCGTGACGCCCTCTACAACGAGCTCAAGGTCTTCGCGTGA
- a CDS encoding threonine/serine dehydratase translates to MTDVPMESPSLGEPQLEDLEAARVRLADAVRHTPLLPLVLEGSAFPVFVKPENLQAVGSFKIRGATNFLASLPEEVRARGVVAQSSGNHAQGVAAAAKHFGVKATIVIPEGAPAVKVGNTRELGATVVRCENTQEARESTAAAIAERDGSTIVPPYDHPWIVAGQGTVGLEIVADLPEVKNVIVPIGGGGLASGVSLAIRSLAPGAQVIGVEPALAADAKESLEAGELRGWSAEKVTRTIADGVRTQRIGELNFTMLSRYLAGVVTVDETAIADEVRFYATKAHLVVEPTGAISLAALRRLLVEGAVDGIALVPGPTVVIASGGNVDPGKLGDYLAAKVE, encoded by the coding sequence GTGACCGACGTCCCCATGGAATCACCGTCTCTCGGCGAGCCGCAGCTCGAGGACCTGGAGGCCGCCAGGGTCCGGCTGGCGGACGCAGTGCGCCACACGCCACTCCTGCCGCTCGTCCTGGAGGGCAGCGCTTTCCCCGTCTTCGTCAAACCGGAGAACCTGCAGGCGGTGGGGTCGTTCAAGATCCGCGGGGCCACGAACTTCTTGGCCTCGTTACCCGAGGAGGTCAGGGCCCGCGGGGTCGTTGCGCAGTCGAGCGGCAACCACGCGCAGGGGGTGGCGGCCGCGGCCAAGCATTTCGGTGTGAAAGCCACCATCGTGATCCCCGAGGGCGCGCCGGCCGTCAAGGTGGGCAACACCCGCGAACTCGGTGCGACCGTGGTTCGTTGCGAGAACACGCAGGAAGCGCGCGAATCCACGGCGGCCGCCATTGCGGAGAGAGATGGCTCCACCATCGTCCCGCCGTACGATCATCCCTGGATAGTCGCGGGCCAGGGCACGGTGGGGCTCGAGATAGTCGCCGACCTGCCCGAAGTGAAGAACGTAATCGTGCCCATTGGTGGCGGTGGCCTGGCGTCGGGAGTGTCGCTGGCGATCAGGTCGTTGGCGCCCGGGGCGCAGGTCATTGGGGTGGAACCGGCTCTTGCCGCCGACGCCAAGGAGTCGTTGGAGGCGGGGGAACTGCGCGGCTGGAGCGCGGAGAAGGTCACACGCACCATCGCGGACGGCGTGCGCACGCAGCGCATAGGCGAACTGAACTTCACGATGCTGTCTCGCTACCTCGCCGGCGTGGTCACGGTGGACGAGACCGCAATCGCCGACGAGGTGCGCTTCTACGCGACCAAGGCGCACCTGGTGGTCGAGCCGACGGGAGCCATCTCGCTCGCAGCGCTGAGGCGGCTGCTCGTCGAGGGTGCCGTCGACGGCATCGCGCTCGTCCCCGGCCCCACCGTGGTCATCGCATCGGGAGGCAACGTCGACCCCGGCAAGCTGGGCGACTACCTCGCCGCCAAGGTCGAGTGA
- a CDS encoding menaquinone biosynthesis protein, with translation MRPERLGIVSYTNVAPLHWSLEPWNESGCEVEFVYGVPSELNAALADGRIDLTLISSIEFIRRRKELRALPDFSIATLGSVRSVMLFHELPYAELGGASIAVSTDSATSVELLRVLLEGAGMRARLVPMAPDLDAMLAVCDAALLIGDAALREAVLRRPVNGSVPLVTDLGEEWYRLTRLPFTFAVWASRADHRPSQRLVAEFRSARELGLGRLAEVAAEEARKLGLEPGVVQRYLANFRYYLEAPDRDGLAAFAALSAPGTSPEELRYWDV, from the coding sequence GTGAGACCCGAGCGCCTCGGCATCGTCTCCTACACGAACGTCGCCCCGCTGCACTGGAGCCTCGAGCCCTGGAACGAGTCAGGGTGCGAAGTCGAGTTCGTCTACGGCGTCCCGAGCGAGCTGAACGCGGCGCTGGCCGACGGCCGGATCGACCTGACGCTCATCTCGTCGATCGAGTTCATCAGGCGCCGCAAGGAGCTCCGCGCGCTCCCCGACTTCTCCATCGCCACGCTGGGCAGCGTGCGCAGCGTGATGCTCTTCCACGAACTACCCTACGCGGAACTCGGCGGCGCGAGCATCGCCGTCTCCACCGACTCGGCCACTAGCGTGGAGCTCCTGCGCGTCCTGCTCGAGGGCGCGGGCATGCGCGCCAGGCTGGTGCCCATGGCGCCCGACCTGGACGCCATGCTGGCCGTCTGCGACGCCGCGCTGTTGATCGGCGACGCGGCGCTGCGGGAGGCCGTCCTGCGGCGGCCCGTGAACGGGTCCGTGCCGCTGGTCACCGACCTGGGCGAGGAGTGGTACCGCCTGACGCGCTTGCCTTTCACCTTCGCAGTGTGGGCGTCGCGCGCCGACCACCGCCCCTCCCAGCGGCTGGTCGCGGAGTTCCGCTCGGCGCGCGAACTGGGCCTGGGCAGGCTGGCGGAAGTGGCGGCCGAAGAGGCGCGCAAGCTCGGGCTCGAGCCCGGCGTCGTGCAGCGCTACCTGGCGAACTTCCGCTACTACCTCGAGGCACCCGACCGCGATGGACTTGCCGCCTTCGCAGCGCTCAGCGCGCCGGGCACGAGCCCGGAGGAGCTGCGCTACTGGGACGTGTAG
- a CDS encoding PfkB family carbohydrate kinase: MAERRNVDMICLGEALIDLVAEGHGVPLSDAERFLRAAGGAPANVAVGAARLGASVGFVGKVGADPFGDHLVATLAGAGVDTSHTLQDPEHLTGLAFVSLLTGGEREFLFYRNPSADQRLEASELDEGYIASARLLHIGTLTLAVEPAREATLHAVSVAGAAGVLRSLDVNLRQAAWPTAEAARASALAAIAAAEIVKVSEEELEFLTGGTGRKAASKLLHDALELLVVTLGSAGVTYYLRGASGKVSGTVPGFEVAAVDATGAGDAFVAGMLTGLLEAPAALKDPLALEPVLRRANACGAIATTRLGAIPALPDALEVDAFMSVRGR; this comes from the coding sequence ATGGCCGAGCGCAGGAACGTCGACATGATCTGCTTGGGAGAGGCGCTCATCGACCTCGTCGCAGAGGGGCACGGCGTGCCACTCTCGGACGCCGAACGCTTCTTGAGGGCGGCCGGCGGCGCGCCGGCGAACGTGGCCGTCGGCGCCGCTCGCTTGGGGGCTTCCGTGGGCTTCGTCGGCAAGGTCGGAGCCGATCCGTTCGGCGACCACCTGGTCGCCACCCTGGCGGGTGCGGGCGTCGACACCAGCCACACGCTTCAGGACCCCGAACACCTTACGGGCCTCGCCTTCGTAAGCCTGCTGACCGGCGGAGAGCGCGAGTTCCTCTTCTACCGCAACCCCTCGGCCGATCAACGCCTCGAGGCCTCGGAACTCGACGAGGGCTACATCGCGAGCGCCAGGCTGCTTCACATAGGCACCCTCACGCTCGCCGTGGAGCCTGCTCGGGAAGCGACGCTACACGCAGTGAGCGTGGCCGGCGCAGCCGGCGTGCTGCGCTCGTTGGACGTGAACCTACGTCAGGCCGCCTGGCCGACGGCGGAGGCGGCGCGTGCCTCCGCACTTGCCGCGATCGCCGCTGCTGAGATCGTCAAGGTGAGCGAGGAAGAGCTCGAGTTCCTGACGGGCGGCACTGGGCGCAAGGCGGCTTCCAAGCTCTTGCACGACGCGCTCGAGTTGCTGGTCGTGACGCTCGGGTCCGCAGGCGTCACCTATTACCTCAGGGGCGCTTCCGGGAAGGTGTCGGGGACGGTGCCCGGGTTCGAGGTGGCGGCGGTCGATGCAACGGGCGCCGGTGACGCGTTCGTGGCCGGCATGCTCACGGGCCTGCTGGAAGCTCCGGCCGCCTTGAAGGATCCCCTCGCCCTCGAACCCGTGCTCCGCCGGGCGAACGCCTGCGGCGCCATCGCGACCACGCGCCTAGGGGCCATCCCGGCCCTGCCCGATGCCCTCGAGGTCGACGCATTCATGTCCGTGCGCGGCCGCTGA
- the hslU gene encoding ATP-dependent protease ATPase subunit HslU: MTTELVKRNADLTPIEIVAELDRHIIGQEKAKRMVAVALRNHYRRRRLPLEVQTEVTPKNIMLIGPTGVGKTEIARRLAKLAGAPFLKVEATKYTEVGYVGRDVDGIVRDLVHAAAAMVEREQKEAVMGRARQAAEERLLDALIPGGSSDSRERMRVLLKDGKLADRTIEIEVKDEPTATMPMPGMEEAGINLQEMFKRFMPERKTRRKTTVREAARILENEEADKLIDHDSVASEAVDRAENLGIVFIDEIDKVAGGERAGGADISGEGVQRDLLPIVEGTQVNTRYGPVNTDHMLFIAAGAFSVAKPSDLIPELQGRFPIRVELEELSALDLQRILTQPRFALTKQYTELLAVDGTHLRFEESGIVALAEFAERVNRDVEDIGARRLHTVIENVLEDIAFGTELGEVVIDRALVERKLADIVENEDLSRYVL, translated from the coding sequence ATGACGACGGAGCTGGTCAAGCGGAACGCCGACCTCACGCCCATCGAGATAGTCGCCGAACTCGACCGCCACATCATCGGTCAGGAGAAGGCCAAGCGCATGGTGGCGGTGGCGCTGCGCAACCATTACCGCCGCCGGCGCCTGCCCCTCGAGGTGCAGACCGAGGTCACCCCCAAGAACATCATGCTCATCGGCCCCACGGGCGTGGGCAAGACCGAGATTGCCCGCCGGCTCGCCAAGCTGGCGGGCGCGCCCTTCCTCAAGGTCGAGGCCACGAAGTACACGGAGGTGGGCTACGTCGGGCGGGACGTCGACGGGATAGTGAGGGACCTGGTCCACGCCGCCGCCGCCATGGTGGAACGAGAGCAGAAGGAGGCGGTCATGGGCCGCGCCAGGCAGGCCGCCGAGGAGCGCCTCCTGGACGCCCTCATCCCCGGCGGGTCGAGCGACAGCCGCGAGCGCATGCGGGTGCTGCTGAAGGACGGCAAGCTGGCGGACCGCACCATCGAGATCGAGGTGAAAGACGAGCCAACCGCCACCATGCCCATGCCGGGGATGGAAGAGGCCGGCATCAACCTGCAGGAGATGTTCAAGCGCTTCATGCCAGAGCGCAAGACCCGCCGCAAGACCACGGTGCGCGAGGCCGCGAGGATCTTGGAGAACGAGGAGGCGGACAAGCTCATAGACCACGACTCGGTGGCGAGCGAGGCCGTCGACCGGGCGGAGAACCTCGGCATCGTGTTCATCGACGAGATCGACAAGGTAGCCGGCGGCGAACGCGCCGGCGGGGCCGATATCTCGGGCGAGGGCGTCCAACGCGACCTCCTGCCGATCGTCGAGGGCACGCAGGTGAACACGCGCTACGGGCCGGTGAACACCGACCACATGCTGTTCATCGCCGCCGGCGCCTTCTCCGTCGCGAAGCCCAGCGACCTCATCCCCGAACTGCAGGGCCGCTTCCCCATCCGGGTGGAGCTCGAGGAACTCAGTGCGCTGGACCTGCAGCGCATACTCACGCAACCGCGCTTCGCCCTCACCAAGCAGTACACCGAGCTGCTCGCCGTGGACGGCACCCACCTGCGCTTCGAGGAGAGCGGGATCGTGGCGCTGGCGGAGTTCGCCGAGCGCGTGAACCGGGACGTCGAGGACATCGGCGCGCGCCGCCTGCACACGGTCATCGAGAACGTGCTGGAGGACATCGCCTTCGGTACGGAGCTGGGCGAGGTGGTCATCGATCGGGCCTTGGTCGAGAGGAAGCTCGCCGACATCGTGGAGAACGAGGACCTGAGCCGCTACGTGCTGTAG
- a CDS encoding 2-oxoglutarate dehydrogenase E1 component — protein MRSSLMDASTVTEPFNSSSLEYLEELYLRYLEEPSAVPDEWREYFAAQPAPTPGARPALGPSFEPHSLFNPPSGHSTARLGEAEMAAALLQQKLDRLVRNYRVRGHRFANLSPLGREPFEAPELDPTYYGLTDADMERPVLANTFPGASTVREVIDGLQATYCRSIGAQFMHIDSLEVRVWLQRRMEASRNRLALSRDEQLRILTKLTDATIFEEFLQKKYVGAKSFSLEGSETLIPLLDLALEKAGEQGVREVVLGMAHRGRLNVLANVLGKNPRTIFREFDDADPELYLGKGDVKYHLGFSNDRMTSGGKSLHLSLTFNPSHLEFVNTVVLGRTRAKQDRLGDAKRESVLPILIHGDAAFMGEGIVQETLNLSGLLGYRVGGTLHVITNNQVGFTTGPRQGRSTTYASDVAKMLQSPIFHVNGEDPEAVAQVIELAMDFRHEFRRDVVVDMYAYRRFGHNEADEPAFTQPVMYEKIRRRQGVRESYLSHLLELGEVTEGDAEQIADDRRAHLENELSAARSDDFKLEYSTLQGVWSEYRGGDDQGTPEAETGIAASDAKRWLAALTVVPEEFNLNSKIARQLKVRASMAEGETPLDWAAGEALAFASLVANGVKVRFSGQDVERGTFSHRHAVFHDTGDGHEYVPMSSVESAPGLFEIHNSPLSEAGVLGFEYGYSLDAPDGLVLWEAQFGDFVNAAQVIIDQFIASAEEKWSRLSGLVMLLPHGFEGQGPEHSSARLERFLQLCAEDNMQVVYPTTPAQIFHLLRRQVLRPYRKPLIVMAPKSLLRHPHATSDLAEFETGRFQRVIGDDRVDPGAVSKILLTSGKIYYDLLAEREERGAEDVAIVRLEQLYPLQSEHLTAALNGFPEAAPVVWVQEEPENNGAWHYLSIRFGGKIGARPLSGVYRAASASPATGSGEAHKLEQAELLRQAFEG, from the coding sequence GTGAGGTCTAGCTTAATGGATGCCAGCACCGTAACCGAGCCCTTCAACAGTTCCAGCCTCGAGTACCTGGAGGAACTCTACCTCCGTTACCTCGAGGAGCCGTCTGCCGTGCCGGACGAGTGGCGTGAGTACTTCGCAGCCCAACCCGCCCCCACGCCGGGCGCACGGCCCGCCCTCGGGCCCAGCTTCGAGCCTCACAGCCTGTTCAACCCACCCAGCGGCCACTCGACGGCCCGGCTGGGCGAGGCCGAGATGGCCGCCGCCCTGCTGCAGCAGAAGCTCGATCGTCTGGTGCGGAACTACCGCGTTCGTGGCCACCGCTTCGCCAACCTCAGCCCACTGGGCCGCGAACCGTTCGAGGCCCCGGAACTCGATCCCACCTACTACGGCCTGACCGACGCCGACATGGAGCGCCCGGTCCTCGCCAACACCTTCCCGGGCGCCTCGACGGTGCGCGAGGTGATCGACGGCCTTCAGGCCACCTACTGCCGCAGCATCGGGGCGCAGTTCATGCACATCGACTCGCTCGAGGTCCGCGTGTGGCTGCAGCGCCGCATGGAAGCGAGTCGCAACCGCCTCGCCCTGTCGCGAGACGAGCAGCTGCGCATCCTCACCAAGCTGACGGACGCCACGATCTTCGAGGAGTTCCTCCAGAAGAAGTACGTGGGCGCCAAGAGCTTCTCCCTAGAGGGCAGCGAGACCCTCATCCCGCTGCTCGATCTTGCGTTGGAGAAGGCCGGCGAGCAAGGCGTGCGCGAGGTGGTGCTGGGAATGGCACACCGAGGGCGCCTCAACGTGCTGGCCAACGTGCTCGGGAAGAACCCGCGCACCATCTTCCGCGAGTTCGACGACGCGGACCCCGAACTCTATCTGGGGAAGGGCGACGTGAAGTATCACCTCGGGTTCTCCAACGACAGGATGACCTCGGGGGGCAAGAGCCTGCACCTGTCGCTGACCTTCAACCCGTCGCACCTCGAGTTCGTCAACACGGTCGTGCTCGGGCGCACTCGCGCCAAGCAGGACCGCCTGGGCGACGCCAAGCGCGAGAGCGTGCTCCCCATCCTGATCCACGGCGACGCCGCCTTCATGGGGGAGGGCATCGTCCAGGAGACGCTCAACCTCAGTGGCCTGTTGGGCTACCGCGTGGGCGGCACGCTCCACGTGATCACCAACAATCAGGTCGGGTTCACGACCGGGCCGCGGCAGGGCCGCAGCACGACCTACGCCTCGGACGTAGCCAAGATGCTCCAGAGCCCCATCTTCCACGTCAACGGCGAGGACCCCGAGGCCGTGGCGCAGGTCATCGAGCTCGCCATGGACTTCCGTCACGAGTTCAGGCGAGACGTGGTCGTGGACATGTACGCCTACCGGCGCTTCGGTCACAACGAGGCGGACGAGCCGGCCTTCACGCAGCCCGTGATGTACGAGAAGATCCGCCGCCGTCAGGGTGTGCGCGAGTCGTACTTGAGCCACCTGCTGGAGTTGGGCGAGGTGACGGAGGGCGACGCCGAGCAGATCGCCGACGACCGCCGCGCCCACCTCGAGAACGAGCTGTCGGCCGCTCGTAGCGACGACTTCAAACTCGAGTACTCGACGCTTCAGGGCGTGTGGAGCGAGTACCGGGGCGGCGACGACCAGGGCACCCCGGAGGCCGAGACCGGTATCGCTGCCTCCGACGCCAAGCGCTGGCTTGCCGCTCTCACCGTCGTGCCGGAGGAGTTCAACCTCAACTCCAAGATCGCCCGGCAGCTTAAGGTGCGGGCGTCCATGGCCGAGGGCGAGACGCCCCTCGACTGGGCAGCGGGCGAAGCCCTGGCCTTCGCGAGCCTCGTGGCCAACGGCGTCAAGGTGCGGTTCAGCGGTCAGGACGTCGAGCGCGGGACCTTCAGCCACCGCCACGCCGTGTTCCACGATACGGGGGACGGCCACGAGTACGTGCCCATGTCGAGCGTGGAATCGGCGCCCGGACTGTTCGAGATCCATAACTCGCCCCTCTCGGAAGCCGGCGTGTTGGGCTTCGAGTACGGCTATAGCCTCGACGCGCCGGATGGGCTCGTGCTCTGGGAGGCTCAGTTCGGTGACTTCGTGAACGCCGCTCAGGTGATCATCGACCAGTTCATCGCCAGCGCCGAGGAGAAGTGGTCGCGCCTGTCGGGCCTGGTGATGCTGCTGCCGCACGGCTTCGAGGGTCAGGGGCCGGAACACTCCAGCGCCCGGCTCGAGCGCTTCTTGCAGCTCTGCGCCGAGGACAACATGCAGGTCGTCTACCCCACGACCCCGGCACAGATCTTCCACTTGCTGCGGCGTCAGGTGCTGAGGCCTTACCGCAAGCCCCTGATCGTGATGGCCCCGAAGAGCCTGCTGCGCCACCCGCACGCCACCAGCGACCTGGCGGAGTTCGAGACGGGGCGGTTCCAGCGCGTGATCGGCGACGACCGGGTCGACCCTGGCGCAGTCAGCAAGATCCTGTTGACGAGCGGCAAGATCTATTACGATCTCCTCGCCGAGCGCGAGGAGAGGGGCGCCGAAGACGTCGCCATCGTGCGCCTGGAGCAGCTCTACCCACTCCAGAGCGAGCACCTGACGGCGGCGTTGAACGGCTTTCCCGAGGCGGCGCCGGTCGTCTGGGTACAAGAAGAGCCCGAGAACAACGGCGCCTGGCATTACCTGTCGATCAGGTTCGGCGGCAAGATCGGAGCGCGGCCCCTGAGCGGCGTCTACCGCGCCGCGTCGGCCAGCCCGGCGACCGGCTCGGGCGAGGCCCATAAGCTGGAGCAGGCGGAACTCCTGCGCCAGGCCTTCGAGGGATGA